One window of Erwinia aphidicola genomic DNA carries:
- the gpM gene encoding phage terminase small subunit yields the protein MLSPAQRHVMRQQAVEASQQADGPLRHANGYERMLIKLNEDKRRLSKTRSREKKAELKREMLPGYLPWVSGVLSQGKGAQDAILMTVMIWQLDAGDIPGALDIARYALQYGLVPPDKFRRNSTAYLLTEEVADAATRSWTAKELVDIDPLLATLELTKSEDMPDEVRAKLHKITGYVLRDMGRALDAMEHLKRALQLHQGSGVKKDIERLATDLKKQALASR from the coding sequence ATGTTAAGCCCTGCCCAGCGTCACGTTATGCGCCAGCAGGCCGTCGAAGCATCGCAGCAGGCTGACGGCCCGCTGCGTCATGCTAACGGCTATGAGCGAATGCTCATAAAGCTCAATGAAGATAAGCGCCGCCTGAGCAAGACGCGCTCCAGGGAAAAAAAGGCTGAGTTAAAGCGCGAGATGCTGCCCGGCTATCTGCCGTGGGTATCTGGCGTGCTGAGCCAGGGCAAAGGCGCACAGGATGCCATCCTGATGACCGTCATGATCTGGCAGCTGGATGCCGGGGATATTCCCGGCGCGCTGGACATTGCCCGCTACGCCCTACAGTACGGGCTGGTGCCGCCCGACAAGTTCAGGCGCAACAGCACGGCTTATCTTCTCACCGAAGAGGTTGCCGATGCGGCGACCCGGTCGTGGACAGCTAAAGAGCTGGTCGATATTGACCCGCTTCTGGCAACGCTTGAGCTGACGAAATCCGAAGATATGCCGGATGAAGTGCGCGCTAAGCTGCACAAAATCACCGGCTATGTGCTTCGCGATATGGGCAGGGCTTTGGATGCAATGGAACACCTGAAACGTGCGCTGCAGCTTCACCAGGGCAGCGGCGTTAAAAAGGACATTGAGCGGCTGGCAACCGACCTTAAAAAGCAGGCGCTTGCCAGCCGTTAA
- a CDS encoding tail protein X: protein MNVLAQQGDTVDEICYRHYGRTDQVVELVYAANPGLAESGPVLPHGCEVTLPDLPDSPVAGETVNLWS from the coding sequence ATGAACGTTTTAGCGCAACAGGGCGATACCGTTGACGAGATTTGCTATCGCCACTATGGGCGCACGGATCAGGTCGTTGAGCTTGTCTATGCGGCTAATCCCGGCCTGGCCGAGAGCGGGCCGGTACTGCCGCACGGATGCGAGGTTACGCTGCCCGATTTGCCTGATTCACCGGTCGCGGGTGAAACCGTGAACCTCTGGAGTTAG
- a CDS encoding head completion/stabilization protein: MQTVVIPQPRPAESAEPPIVNTFFWPDVDVQRLRETLRYEGTVPAARLRQAVKTAIAEVNAELYEYRADQMGAGFKLLADVPADQLDGESEKLTHYFDAVSHLTAAVIVERYRGYDASGTKKAEEIKASADEYWRDARFSISKIAGKRPCIIGLL, translated from the coding sequence ATGCAAACGGTAGTCATACCTCAACCGCGACCGGCCGAAAGTGCCGAGCCGCCGATTGTTAATACCTTTTTCTGGCCGGACGTCGATGTTCAGCGGCTGCGCGAAACCCTCCGCTATGAGGGGACCGTGCCAGCTGCACGGCTCCGCCAGGCGGTAAAAACGGCCATCGCGGAAGTCAACGCCGAGCTGTACGAATACCGGGCGGACCAGATGGGGGCGGGCTTTAAGCTGCTGGCCGACGTCCCCGCCGACCAGCTCGACGGCGAGAGCGAAAAGCTGACGCATTACTTCGACGCGGTGAGCCACCTGACCGCGGCAGTGATTGTTGAGCGCTACCGGGGCTATGACGCCAGCGGCACAAAAAAGGCCGAGGAAATCAAAGCCAGCGCTGACGAATACTGGCGCGACGCCCGGTTCAGCATCAGCAAAATCGCGGGTAAGCGCCCGTGCATTATCGGGCTGCTGTGA